A DNA window from Corynebacterium ciconiae DSM 44920 contains the following coding sequences:
- a CDS encoding bile acid:sodium symporter family protein, with translation MRTRFHLRPPDPLIVLILSAVVLAILLPARGWFADAFSVATNIAIALLFYLYGARLSPQEALAGLKHWRLHLTILSFTFVIFPLIGIALTPLKAVLSTGLYLGIVYLTLTPSTVQSSVAFTSIAKGNVAGAIVSASLSNLLGVVLTPLLVMLIMAQGTGITVGPEVFIKIAMQLLVPFAAGQLTRRWTGRWAAATGTKIVDRGSITMVVYSAFSAGMVAGIWETVNIWEILFLIGFSIALVAAMLWLTRWVSQRLGFSREDQIAIQFCGTKKSLATGLPMGAVIFGPVEVSLLIVPLMIFHQVQLMMCSWLAARYARSH, from the coding sequence ATGCGCACGAGATTTCACCTGCGACCGCCCGACCCGCTCATCGTCTTGATTCTCTCCGCAGTGGTGCTGGCCATTCTCCTGCCCGCACGCGGCTGGTTTGCCGATGCCTTCTCGGTGGCCACAAACATCGCTATCGCCCTGCTCTTTTACCTCTACGGCGCCAGGCTTTCGCCCCAAGAAGCCCTCGCGGGTCTCAAGCATTGGCGGCTGCATCTGACGATCCTGTCTTTCACCTTCGTGATCTTCCCCCTCATCGGCATTGCTCTCACACCGCTCAAAGCTGTGCTATCCACGGGTCTGTATCTTGGAATCGTCTACCTCACCCTCACACCCTCCACTGTGCAATCTTCGGTGGCGTTTACCTCCATCGCGAAAGGCAATGTAGCCGGAGCCATCGTCAGTGCCTCGCTGTCGAATCTGCTTGGCGTTGTGCTCACCCCCCTATTGGTCATGCTGATCATGGCCCAGGGGACAGGCATCACCGTGGGCCCTGAGGTATTTATCAAGATCGCCATGCAGTTGCTCGTGCCCTTCGCCGCTGGGCAGCTCACCCGCCGCTGGACGGGGCGCTGGGCGGCCGCCACGGGCACCAAAATTGTCGATCGCGGCTCGATCACCATGGTTGTCTATTCCGCATTCTCTGCGGGCATGGTCGCCGGTATTTGGGAGACCGTGAACATCTGGGAAATCCTCTTCCTCATTGGCTTCTCCATAGCCCTGGTGGCTGCCATGCTGTGGCTGACCCGCTGGGTCTCCCAGCGCCTAGGCTTTAGCCGCGAGGATCAGATCGCTATCCAGTTCTGCGGCACCAAAAAGTCCCTTGCTACTGGGCTGCCCATGGGTGCTGTGATCTTCGGCCCGGTGGAAGTAAGCTTGCTCATCGTTCCTTTGATGATCTTCCACCAAGTGCAGCTGATGATGTGCTCCTGGCTCGCCGCCCGTTATGCCCGCTCGCACTAA
- the trpCF gene encoding bifunctional indole-3-glycerol-phosphate synthase TrpC/phosphoribosylanthranilate isomerase TrpF, whose translation MPSTNTSSLPTILEEIVTARRGHLADIRARIGGVAASDLPPSTRSLYEALQGSHRFILECKSASPSLGMIRESYNPAEIARIYSRFGAAISVLCEPERFGGDYDHLATVAASTHLPVLCKDFIIDEVQVLAARYFGADAILLMLSVLDDATYSRLAACAESLGLDVLTEVLDEEEMARATALGARIIGVNHRNLHDLTIDLSRSAQLVPLAPEGAVLVAESGIRDHVSVEKLGGLVNGFLVGSQLTAQPDVDAAARALIYGENKVCGLTSPAAAQAACAAGAVYGGLITEPSSPRYVSRETSAAIMSAEPGLRYVAVSRQRSGYRELAERGVYAVQIHAPLSDTWEGERQLIASVRAEVGPDVKLWRAISMSEEHGARMAEAHASGGLVDALVLDNGEGGTGVSFDWTTIPDIVKDRALIAGGVSPANIEQALRTGCVGVDINSGVEYGPEAGETWQYRKNSAAIRSVFDSIKAFHFDPPTAAADPTKTTHRTDN comes from the coding sequence ATGCCGAGCACTAACACCTCCTCTCTGCCGACGATTCTGGAGGAGATCGTCACTGCCCGCCGCGGACATCTCGCGGACATTCGCGCTCGCATTGGTGGGGTAGCAGCGAGTGATCTTCCACCTTCTACTCGTTCGCTCTACGAGGCGCTGCAGGGCTCTCATCGCTTCATCTTGGAGTGCAAGTCCGCCTCGCCTTCCTTGGGGATGATCCGCGAATCTTACAATCCCGCAGAGATCGCCCGCATCTACTCTCGCTTTGGCGCCGCTATCTCCGTGCTCTGCGAGCCCGAGCGCTTCGGCGGCGACTACGATCACCTCGCCACGGTGGCTGCGAGCACCCACCTTCCAGTCCTGTGCAAGGACTTCATCATCGACGAGGTGCAGGTCCTCGCCGCCCGCTACTTTGGCGCCGACGCTATTTTGCTCATGCTTTCGGTGCTTGACGACGCCACCTACAGCCGCCTCGCCGCATGTGCCGAAAGCCTAGGTCTGGATGTACTCACCGAGGTGCTCGACGAAGAGGAGATGGCCCGCGCTACTGCCTTGGGGGCGCGCATCATCGGCGTGAATCACCGGAACCTCCACGATCTCACCATCGATCTCTCTCGCTCCGCCCAGCTGGTGCCGCTCGCTCCCGAGGGCGCGGTCCTCGTGGCCGAGTCGGGTATTCGGGATCATGTGAGCGTCGAAAAGCTTGGTGGCTTGGTCAATGGATTCCTCGTTGGATCCCAGCTCACCGCTCAACCGGATGTAGACGCCGCCGCTCGTGCCCTCATTTATGGCGAGAACAAAGTGTGCGGCCTCACCTCACCCGCGGCGGCTCAGGCGGCCTGTGCGGCCGGTGCCGTCTATGGCGGACTCATCACCGAGCCCAGCTCACCCCGATATGTTTCACGTGAAACCTCCGCCGCGATCATGTCCGCGGAACCCGGATTGCGTTATGTGGCCGTCTCCCGCCAACGCTCTGGGTATCGGGAGCTGGCCGAGCGTGGAGTCTACGCCGTGCAGATCCACGCACCGTTGTCCGACACGTGGGAAGGGGAGAGGCAGCTCATTGCCTCGGTGCGCGCCGAGGTGGGGCCCGATGTAAAACTCTGGCGCGCGATCTCGATGAGCGAGGAACATGGGGCCCGCATGGCCGAGGCCCACGCCAGTGGTGGCCTAGTGGACGCCCTCGTGCTCGACAATGGCGAGGGTGGCACCGGGGTGAGCTTCGATTGGACCACTATTCCAGACATCGTGAAGGACCGTGCCCTCATCGCCGGGGGAGTGAGCCCAGCGAATATTGAGCAGGCCCTGCGCACCGGATGCGTGGGAGTAGATATCAACAGCGGTGTCGAGTACGGCCCAGAGGCTGGGGAAACGTGGCAGTATCGGAAGAACAGCGCCGCGATTCGGAGTGTCTTCGATTCCATCAAGGCCTTCCACTTCGATCCGCCCACCGCCGCAGCCGATCCGACAAAGACAACCCATCGGACAGACAATTAA
- the trpB gene encoding tryptophan synthase subunit beta: protein MTHSPHTTERETLLPAYFGEFGGQYVPELLIPALDQLERAFVDAMEDPAFTEELATYFRDYLGRPTPITECSNLPLAGQGKGHARIFLKREDLVHGGAHKTNQVIGQVLLAKRMGKHRVIAETGAGQHGTATALACALLGLECVIYMGSKDVERQQPNVYRMEMMGAKVVSVNSGSGTLKDAVNEALRDWTESFEDTHYLLGTAAGPHPFPTIVREFHRVISTEAKRQMQERIGGLPDVVTACVGGGSNAIGIFADFIEEESVELVGTEPAGFGLDSGKSGAPICAGRIGILHGAKSYLMRTAEGQVEESYSISAGLDYPGVGPQHAHLSHSGRASYVGITDAEALEAFQLLTRHEGILPALESSHALAYALKRAKLAEEEGKEITILVSLSGRGDKDIDYVRRTLAEHPEYTLKEN, encoded by the coding sequence ATGACACATTCACCCCACACCACAGAGCGGGAGACACTCCTTCCCGCCTATTTCGGAGAGTTCGGGGGCCAGTACGTGCCCGAGCTCCTTATTCCGGCGCTCGATCAGCTAGAGCGCGCCTTCGTCGATGCGATGGAGGATCCCGCCTTCACCGAAGAGCTGGCTACCTACTTCCGTGATTATCTCGGCCGTCCGACCCCGATTACCGAATGCTCCAACCTCCCTCTCGCGGGCCAGGGCAAGGGACACGCCCGTATCTTCCTCAAGCGCGAGGATCTGGTGCACGGAGGGGCCCACAAGACTAACCAGGTGATTGGCCAGGTACTGCTGGCCAAGCGCATGGGTAAACACCGCGTCATTGCCGAGACCGGTGCAGGCCAGCATGGCACTGCGACCGCCCTCGCCTGTGCTCTCCTCGGACTCGAATGCGTGATTTACATGGGCTCGAAGGACGTCGAGCGTCAGCAGCCCAATGTCTACCGCATGGAGATGATGGGCGCGAAGGTTGTGAGCGTGAACTCCGGCTCGGGCACTCTCAAGGACGCCGTGAATGAGGCATTGCGCGACTGGACTGAATCCTTCGAAGACACCCACTATCTGCTGGGCACTGCCGCTGGCCCGCACCCTTTCCCGACGATCGTGCGTGAATTCCATCGCGTGATCTCCACCGAGGCGAAGAGGCAGATGCAGGAACGCATTGGCGGGCTGCCGGATGTAGTCACCGCCTGCGTCGGTGGCGGCTCTAATGCCATCGGTATTTTCGCTGACTTCATCGAGGAGGAGTCCGTGGAGCTGGTGGGCACCGAGCCTGCCGGTTTCGGTCTCGACTCTGGTAAGAGCGGCGCCCCGATCTGTGCCGGGCGCATCGGCATCCTGCACGGCGCTAAGTCTTATCTCATGCGTACTGCCGAAGGACAGGTGGAAGAGTCCTATTCCATCTCGGCTGGGCTGGACTATCCGGGCGTGGGTCCGCAGCACGCGCACCTGTCCCACTCTGGTCGCGCAAGCTATGTGGGCATCACTGATGCTGAAGCACTGGAGGCTTTCCAGTTGCTCACACGCCACGAGGGCATCTTGCCCGCCCTCGAATCCTCCCACGCCTTGGCCTATGCCCTGAAGCGGGCCAAGCTTGCTGAGGAAGAAGGCAAGGAGATCACCATTCTGGTGTCCCTGTCTGGACGTGGCGATAAAGATATTGACTATGTGCGCCGCACCCTGGCCGAGCACCCCGAGTACACCTTGAAGGAGAACTAA
- a CDS encoding YqgE/AlgH family protein encodes MEQYFGDNLFNAMERNPVEIGSIVVQQPDSDKGAYKRDALLVIDHSPRHTMALSLTRPSEAAVANVLPEWAPLLSSPGVFYAGGITSPEGVLGLGVLRNGLETENPNLYEQVCNRIVLLNMQEPAEVFEPYLEVVRLFAGHTTWQPGELHAEIEMGHWFVAPALPSDVIAGRMADVWGDVLKRQNFPLSVLSTFTEDHEEN; translated from the coding sequence ATGGAACAGTATTTCGGCGACAACCTCTTCAACGCGATGGAACGCAATCCCGTTGAGATCGGCTCGATTGTGGTGCAGCAGCCAGACTCGGACAAAGGCGCCTATAAGCGCGACGCCCTGTTGGTGATCGATCACAGCCCGCGCCACACGATGGCACTAAGCCTCACACGGCCCTCGGAGGCCGCAGTGGCCAATGTGCTTCCGGAATGGGCTCCCCTCTTGAGTAGCCCAGGTGTTTTCTATGCCGGAGGAATCACGAGCCCTGAAGGCGTGTTGGGGCTCGGCGTGCTGCGCAATGGGCTGGAGACTGAAAACCCGAATCTCTATGAGCAGGTATGTAACCGCATCGTTCTACTGAACATGCAAGAGCCCGCGGAGGTATTTGAGCCTTATCTGGAAGTGGTGCGGCTGTTTGCCGGCCACACCACCTGGCAACCCGGCGAGCTCCATGCCGAGATCGAGATGGGCCATTGGTTTGTTGCACCAGCCCTCCCCTCTGATGTGATAGCTGGTCGGATGGCAGATGTGTGGGGCGATGTGCTTAAGCGCCAGAACTTCCCCTTGTCGGTACTGAGTACCTTCACCGAGGACCACGAGGAAAACTAA
- a CDS encoding NUDIX hydrolase: MSTTSSDAENSAQRTSESSSTGGAGSSRNTSPDTARGRSRGASSRRSRRRAHTPAHTPPPAEASSTDHAEGQGGATSGSGSRSGSGNGCRRRKRGGRGGRGSQQRAKRSQHARSEDSEPSTTSGEGSSRRRRGQSQQRSGRGAAHRGDGKGQKKQNRGKNQQSQNSHGSRRGGSASAGAKGGSGSKSSKAAKGSKGQRGRGGQPSMPTSIETSAGGLVASGLAEAVDEHGAVDLSRIYVALIGRVDRRGRLLWSMPKGHVENGEAHTATAEREVWEETGIKGEVLGELGVIDYWFVSDGTRIHKTVHHHLLAYVDGDLNDDDPEVTEVSWVPANSLIERLAYADERKLARTAHSLMRECAVRLHAEGRTTPR, from the coding sequence ATGAGTACCACGAGTAGCGACGCCGAGAATTCGGCGCAGCGAACCAGCGAGTCTAGCAGCACTGGAGGCGCCGGTTCCAGCAGAAACACCAGCCCCGACACGGCGAGGGGCCGGTCTCGTGGTGCCTCCTCCCGGCGATCGCGCCGACGGGCCCACACCCCAGCGCACACCCCGCCGCCGGCAGAAGCCAGCAGCACCGACCACGCCGAGGGCCAAGGCGGTGCCACCAGCGGCTCCGGTTCTCGGTCCGGCTCGGGCAATGGATGCCGGCGGCGTAAGCGCGGCGGACGGGGCGGCCGCGGCTCCCAGCAGCGGGCCAAGCGTTCTCAGCACGCACGCAGCGAGGATTCCGAGCCCTCCACCACCTCGGGGGAGGGTTCCTCGCGGCGACGCCGCGGACAGTCTCAGCAGCGCTCCGGCCGCGGCGCCGCCCACCGCGGGGACGGCAAAGGACAGAAGAAGCAGAACCGCGGCAAGAATCAGCAATCCCAGAACTCCCACGGCTCTCGCCGCGGGGGCTCAGCCAGCGCAGGGGCTAAGGGAGGCTCAGGCTCAAAGAGCAGTAAAGCCGCTAAGGGCAGCAAGGGCCAGCGAGGCCGGGGTGGCCAGCCGTCCATGCCCACCTCTATTGAAACCTCCGCGGGCGGGTTGGTGGCCTCTGGTTTGGCGGAGGCTGTGGATGAGCACGGCGCGGTGGATCTGTCCCGCATCTACGTGGCGCTGATTGGCCGAGTGGATCGGCGGGGCCGCTTGCTGTGGTCCATGCCGAAGGGGCATGTGGAAAACGGCGAGGCCCACACGGCTACCGCGGAGCGTGAGGTCTGGGAGGAAACCGGCATCAAGGGCGAAGTCTTAGGCGAGCTCGGGGTGATCGATTATTGGTTTGTCTCGGATGGCACCCGTATTCACAAGACGGTGCACCATCACCTCTTGGCTTATGTCGATGGGGATTTAAACGATGATGACCCCGAAGTCACCGAGGTATCGTGGGTGCCGGCGAATTCTCTGATCGAGCGCCTCGCCTATGCCGATGAGCGCAAGTTAGCGCGCACGGCCCATTCCTTGATGCGGGAGTGCGCGGTGCGTTTGCACGCGGAGGGAAGGACAACACCACGGTGA
- a CDS encoding CCA tRNA nucleotidyltransferase, which produces MSDALPGFARLREIGQRFADLASLFDAHHHPLYLVGGSVRDAFLDRGGIDYDFTTSARPELIMDILNSYAPAVWDTGIEFGTVSAEKDGAQIEITTFRSDTYDGTSRNPEVRFGDSLEGDLVRRDFKVNAMAVRITPEGDVELHDPMGGLSDLQAGVLDTPATPEQSFHDDPLRMLRAARFVSQVEFSVAPRVRQAMEEMNGEITRITAERVQMEMSKLLLGCAPWEGIDLMVDTGLADHVLPEVPALRLTQDEHKQHKDVYAHSKRVLRNATQHEGDEGPDLVLRWAALMHDIGKPATREFHEGGAVSFHQHEVVGAKMVRHRLRALKYPKQVVKDVSQLVFLHMRFYGYSDAPWSDSGVRRYAHDAGELLPRLNKLVRSDCTTRNKRKSQRLQRAYDELEQRIEEIAEKENLAAVRPDLDGNDIMEILGLSPGPEVGRAWTYLKELRLDRGPMEREDAIAALRAWWNEQN; this is translated from the coding sequence ATGTCCGATGCACTGCCGGGTTTCGCTCGGCTGCGCGAGATTGGCCAGAGATTTGCTGATCTAGCATCGCTTTTCGACGCCCACCACCACCCGCTCTACCTCGTGGGCGGCAGTGTTCGTGACGCCTTCCTTGACCGTGGTGGCATCGATTATGACTTCACCACCTCGGCTCGACCCGAGCTGATCATGGATATTCTCAATTCCTACGCCCCTGCCGTGTGGGACACCGGAATCGAGTTCGGTACCGTCTCTGCAGAAAAGGACGGCGCCCAGATCGAGATCACTACCTTCCGTAGTGACACCTATGATGGCACCTCCCGCAACCCCGAGGTGCGCTTCGGCGATAGCCTCGAGGGTGATCTCGTGCGGCGTGACTTTAAGGTGAACGCCATGGCGGTGCGCATCACCCCAGAAGGCGATGTAGAGCTGCATGATCCCATGGGAGGACTGAGCGATCTGCAGGCTGGGGTGCTCGACACCCCCGCCACCCCAGAGCAGTCCTTCCACGATGATCCCCTGCGCATGCTGCGGGCCGCTCGCTTTGTCTCCCAGGTGGAGTTCAGCGTGGCGCCCCGAGTGCGGCAAGCCATGGAGGAGATGAACGGCGAGATCACCCGCATCACCGCCGAGCGGGTGCAAATGGAAATGAGCAAGCTCCTGCTCGGCTGCGCCCCGTGGGAGGGCATTGATCTTATGGTGGATACCGGCCTAGCCGATCACGTGCTGCCTGAGGTTCCAGCGCTTCGGTTGACTCAAGATGAGCACAAGCAGCACAAGGATGTGTACGCCCACTCTAAGCGGGTGCTGCGTAATGCCACCCAGCACGAGGGCGACGAGGGGCCGGATCTAGTGCTGCGTTGGGCCGCCCTGATGCACGACATCGGCAAGCCCGCCACCCGCGAGTTCCACGAGGGAGGCGCGGTGAGCTTCCACCAGCACGAGGTGGTGGGCGCCAAGATGGTGCGCCATCGCCTGCGGGCTCTGAAGTATCCCAAGCAGGTGGTGAAGGATGTTTCGCAGCTGGTGTTTCTCCACATGCGTTTCTACGGCTATAGCGACGCGCCGTGGTCGGATTCCGGGGTGCGGCGCTATGCCCACGACGCCGGGGAACTGTTGCCGCGGCTCAACAAATTGGTCCGTTCGGACTGCACCACCCGCAATAAGCGCAAATCGCAGCGCCTGCAGCGGGCCTATGACGAGCTCGAGCAACGCATAGAGGAGATTGCGGAGAAGGAAAATCTAGCGGCCGTGCGTCCAGATCTCGACGGCAACGACATCATGGAGATCCTGGGTCTGTCGCCCGGACCGGAGGTCGGTCGGGCCTGGACGTATTTGAAAGAACTCCGCTTAGATCGGGGCCCCATGGAACGCGAAGACGCGATCGCGGCTTTGCGCGCCTGGTGGAACGAGCAGAATTAA
- the trpA gene encoding tryptophan synthase subunit alpha encodes MSRYDDLFASLEQRREGAFVPFIMLGDPDPDTNVELISTLIDNGADALELGVPFSDPVADGPTIQAADIRAFDGGTDFAASLEIIRRVRSAYPEIPIGLLCYGNVAFSHGLDSFYEQIHAAGADSVLIPDIPVRESTPFLEAAQKHQVDPVFIAPPNVNEETLERVAAISQGYIYTVSRLGVTGVESESQTMGLPEIVKNIQRFGGAPSLLGFGISTPQHVADAIQAGAAGAITGSAIASIIEKYCEGEHPQPRSVTDLEALKKELGEFVSRMKAATAR; translated from the coding sequence ATGTCCCGCTATGACGATCTCTTCGCCAGCCTTGAGCAGCGGCGCGAAGGAGCTTTCGTGCCCTTCATCATGCTCGGCGACCCAGACCCCGACACCAATGTGGAACTCATCTCCACCCTTATCGACAATGGCGCCGATGCCCTCGAGCTGGGCGTGCCCTTCTCGGACCCGGTGGCCGATGGTCCCACTATCCAAGCCGCTGATATTCGGGCCTTTGACGGGGGCACGGACTTCGCCGCGTCCTTGGAGATTATCCGCCGCGTACGCTCCGCCTATCCCGAGATCCCCATCGGGCTGCTCTGCTACGGCAATGTGGCCTTCTCCCATGGCCTCGATAGCTTCTACGAGCAGATCCATGCAGCCGGCGCTGATTCTGTGCTGATCCCCGACATCCCTGTCCGTGAATCCACCCCCTTCCTCGAGGCCGCCCAGAAGCACCAGGTGGATCCCGTGTTCATCGCCCCGCCGAACGTGAACGAGGAGACTCTCGAGCGCGTCGCGGCGATCTCTCAGGGTTATATCTACACCGTGTCCCGTCTTGGAGTCACGGGCGTGGAGTCCGAGTCTCAGACAATGGGGCTACCCGAGATCGTGAAAAACATTCAGCGCTTCGGCGGTGCCCCTTCGCTCTTGGGCTTCGGTATCTCTACCCCGCAGCATGTAGCCGATGCCATTCAGGCTGGAGCGGCGGGTGCCATCACCGGCTCCGCCATTGCCTCGATCATCGAGAAGTATTGCGAAGGCGAGCACCCGCAGCCCCGCTCGGTCACTGACCTCGAGGCGCTGAAAAAGGAATTGGGAGAGTTTGTCTCCCGCATGAAGGCCGCGACTGCTCGCTAG